AATATGACAGTGGTGCTGCAGACCTAGAGAAAGTAACCGATTATGCGGAAGAAAAGGAAATATGTTCAGCGGATTTCTCCGGGGTACTTTTGTCACACGCAGTGTTCAGCATGTGTGTTTTGCTCGAAGCGTTGCAAGCTTGAGGTTGTTAATGCTgctattttttctttaattccagGCGATGACTATTATAGGAGACAAAAGAAATAAAGAGAAAGCAGAGAAAATGGCAAAAGAACGCGAGTTACTGAAAGTTTCCATAAAGAAAGAGGACGTAGACCTAATAGTAAGTTATCCGAGTTGGGATCCTGTTAAGTACATTGACAcacattttactttctttcttgTGATTGCAGGTACGAGAAATGGAAATATCGAGGACAATAGCGGAGCGAACTTTACGAGAACACCATGGCAATGTTGTGGAAGCACTTGTGGCTCTGACGGATTGAATGTTAGTGAAATTTGCGGTGATTTCTGGAAACAAAATTTGAATCGTGTGAACTGTGTAGAAGTTGGTTATTTTAGAACTGTGTCGTTGAAGCGAGATGGTGCAGAAGCAATAAACTTAATATGCCCAGAGTTTTGATTACATGAAGCATAGTTTGTCATTTGTTTGTTAATAAATGAACAGTTTGTTACCGTTACAATTTGGAGAGCAACATCTTTATTCATCTAGTGCCTTCCCAGATGATACACACTTTATTTGCTCCAGAATTTTATTGTGTGTATTCTGACCTATGTTTATAATCATTTCGTGGAGCAATACAATTTGGGAACATCGATTTGTGTCGTTTATGGTTTCAGTGTGGTAATTGCGTTGGAACTTTGTAATTGAATCTTTGAGTCATGTGTAATCGAACGAATGTCAGCTGATTAAACACGAAAGGTATCTAATGAAGAATTATACTACCCCACATTCATTATTATTGTACTGTTGCGTAAATATTGCGCGAAATGTTGTCAGTGTTTGTGCTTGCCGATTTTGATGTTTATTGCTGGGGCATTTCATTGATTTTTGAAAATCATATTTCTTCAGGTACGCTGCCCCACCAATCAAGCAAGACGCAGAATACAGTATAGAATTTTTGATTTGCATAGCTAATTCCAGAGACAAACCATGCTGGTGAGGAGATTGCTTTGTGTGGAAGAGTTAGTGAGTGGGTAGTTACAAATAAATGTTACATTTTTTTCGTCTGACCAGGTACAAACTGGAGtgcttatttaattggatagagtGACTAAGCTTATTTGATTCAATAACACATACAGCATAACTTTTCAGCATCCTCTTTAAACATTAACTTCTAAATATGGACTCTGTGCTTAATAGGATAGCTTACTTTTTTGATTTCCTTAGTGTACTGCACAAACTGGAAGCTTAAAGACTGGTGCTCTTAAGTCCTTTGAGTCAGTTTGTAAGACAAGTAAGAAATATACATATTAGTGCATTTGTTTCTTCTATCGTACCTCTGTGTAGACTGAAGCTTTACATAATCATCAGAAGTAAATTAGACCAGTAGCAGGAACTAAGGTAATCAGATTAGAGCCTGTTTACATAGCTCAGTGTGTTATCTGAGATGTTCTTTACTAATGAATACTATCTTGAAATAATTTCCTATCAACACAGTTCTTGAAAACTCACATTTGCTTGTAGACTACAGTGAGTCTTATCAATCCACCAATACCAGACTGTTATTAATTTGCTGAATGATTAGTCTGTTTGACATAAATGGTTTCCATTTAGTGAGATGGAGAAGGTTGCCTGTGTGGATACAAGATACATAATTGTGACATTATAGAGTGTATGTTGTTTGGTAACAGGCCTTAGGTTTATTACTGGATCAGTTAGGTCTTATAGTGTGTTTCCAATTTCTTTTCTTTGCTACACATTTTGCACACACTAATGTTCATACATAGATCaaaaatatttgtatatatttGGTAGGTGGTGCGTACATCCGCAACATCTCATCTAGTACAGAATTGGGTTTCCCATTATGCCAATATGCTTTTTCCCATATATGTTTCACTGACCATTACTGCCAAACCACCTAAAATTATTCAGCCTCAGAAAAATTGTCAGTCCTTGCCAGGACCTCATTTACCCCTTGTTTTGCTAATATTACTCTTCCCATCAAACTTTTATGATATtctagttctccccccccccccccaatcccctcccAAACTCACGCCCTACAGTGAATGCTGAAACAGTACATTGCAAGACCACTGCCTCCTCTTTGGTGCTGTGCTGCAATTACTGTGCAGTATTCTGTGTGGAATGGCAGCGAACTAGCTGTCTACACACACGAGTGACTGTCATGAAAGTGGTGCTAACTGAGAACTTGACCACACATTTCGTGTGTGCACTATGTTCCATACTATCAATTGTTTGTTCAACAGTTCTGTCACATATTCTACCTCAGTGAGACCAGCTGTACACTGTGTACGTTAGAGCTGTCCCCACCATCTTCCTGTCTCTGAATACCCTCGCATGATACCTCCACCTGATCAGTTAAAGACTGCTTTCTGCAACCACTTGTTGACGAGTGTTTTTTTTCCGTAGCAGTCATTCATTGTTGCTGCAGTTCTATACTGTTGTGGTTTTCATTCAGTACTGCCAAGTGTTTTACAGCTGGAGGATGCCAAGAGTAGAGAGTAGTAGCAGTCTAATTCAGTACGTTACCCACCCCTCTTTCCACTTTTCACATCATACGCCTTTCTCATTACCCATTCTCTACTCGTGACTTTTCCAACTTCCCTACCACCACCTTTGTATCCCTCTCTTTCACTCCATTGCCCAGTATACAATTTCTCTTCTGATATATTATAATTGTGCACCTGCTGCTGATAGCCATTCAGTTTCCTCTCTCATTCTTCCCAACTTCCTCCTTTCTCCACacattcccccttttttttttttttgttgcttggCTGTTCCCCACTTTGCATGCAGTTGGCACAAATTTTTCAACTGGCCACAGAGGCACAATGCTGTTTGCAATCTGTGTGTCACTTCCCTCTAATCTCATCTATTGGTGACACTGTAATAGTGCCTGATGGTTAGGTCTGTCAAGGAATTTAAGCAAGAAGCTAGCGGTAACTGTTCAGCCATTCATTTACTCACTATTTTATGGCTTCATCTACAGGAGATATTTAGCTCGCTATCACAAGATATGGAATTAAGAAACTACGTTGTCTATCATGACAACCAACAAGAATGTTGAGGTGTTTGCACACTGAAGAATTAATGCTAACTTTATCGAAGACGGGAGAGGACAAAATACCGAGCAGCTATCGCAGTTTGGATGAAGGCACCAGATGACAAAGTGAAAGGTAGCTTAGAATGTCTACTTTCGGAAGTTAAGAAACAATCTATTTGTTCACGAGTCTTCTGAATCATTTTCGCACAAGATTGATCGATTACAATTGTACGGGACAAGTCATTTTCACTTAGTGTAGGAAACAGTTTGTGTGTCTGTAAATGTTTCAATGAATGAAAAGTTAGTTACTGGTTTAATTATCAGCATCGCATTGTGGCAGCACGCTGCAAAATTCTGCCTTCTAGGTTATGATAGAGTGGGAATTTAAGACAGGTTAGGGGGAGATAAATGAACGATGCAATTAGGACCGGAGTTCAAGGAAACTGTATGTAGTGGGAGCACTCAAGTACCCCACGCGATGTAGTGAGCATTCGCATTCCTCGAGTTGTACCTTAGAGTACTTTCGACAACTGAGTACTGGGTGTCTCCTGCTTGTACAGTTCTGTGTCCATTGATGAACTACTTGTGGTCACGTGATTAGCACTGCTGACTCTGTCAGTCAGGTCAGGGATGTTCTCCACTCGGGGCTGGATGTTGGTATCACCATGAGTCACCAAAGTGGCACGAAATAAAAAAGACTTTCACGAGGTGAGTCAACTCCCCAGAAGGAGTCTCCTGGGTCAacattgccacacacacacacacacatttcattttgtttccatttGTGCACTCACACGTGCTTGGCACGTTTGTGCAATGATCACGAGTCACTTGATAAGCCACAAGCTTGATTTTGCCAGTGGTGGGACTGAAGAGGGTGACAGTGAGTCAGTGCTTACGGACAGCAGGGAGTATTGCGTGGGTAGGGATAACAGTCTGGGGATGCTGTAAGGTTTGGCTAAGGTGCTACAGAGGATAGGAGGCAGTAGCTGGTTTGGGAGAGGAAATCACATTTTGATGTGAGAATGTCATAGTCTCGAAAAAGTAATGAGAGAGACGTTTGAGGCCCAGTTTATGAGGTGGGCGCATCTGAGACTTTACTTCTCACTCTTAAGTGAACCTGGCAGTGCTTAACTTTGCAACATTTGGAACCTCCTCCATCTGGTACCTCCCATTTGCGATTGTCCACCCTCGTCCTCGTTACAGGTGTTGCTATCCTGAATGACCCGCCCTTCATTTTTAACCTACCCCTCTACCCTCTCTGAGGGGTGAACTGTTAGTTCCAAACACTACGGAGTGTATCAACTTCTACATATGCTTGGAGGCAGCACTGCTGAAGTTTAGTAGTGGCCAGCAGTTATGTCTCATGATTTCTTTGCTTTCTCACTTGAATTTTCATTTGTACATTTGCTCTATCACTCAAAACGGAATTTGTTTGAAAGCCAAAAAATTATGTTTACTTGCCTTCTGGTGACACACTATCTATTATTTAGTGTGTTGTCACCATTATTTACATTCCGTCAAAGCTTTCCTCTACTATATTTATAATTAAATGTTGTATTTCTTTAAACACACTTGCATTTTAAGTGACCTGCCCAGATAGCCGTGTGCATTAGCACATCACTTCCAGGAATTGTGGACGTGTACTGGCTCCAGATCAAAATAGCCTATCAGATTAATGATgagggctggtgtgctggccagcctggatccagtttttagacagttttccacatccaactaggtgtataatctcctcagttacactattccGAAAAGCATTCTCTCACTTTCACACGGGATACCTGTACTTACAGATAGGTGGGGTACATAAATTGGTACCCAGAGGGAGAGGGAGCACAGGGTTGAtaacagaaagggcatccggccaccctctgccactATCATTGCCAAACTCAGATTAACGTCCCAACCCCCTGAAGATAAGGGATAAGGCAAGGAAAAAAGATGGCAACGTGTATGGTTTAAGCAAAACATACATTAACAGCTTCTGCATGTGACAATTTCCTGCTAAAATCAACACATGCATAACACAAATGGTACAGGAAAAAAGCAATGATCTTCCAAGGAAAGTGTACTTTTGTGATAAAACAGGGACAGTGGTtttctttgaaaaagaaaaaaagttatgtTAATAGGTAGTTTTATGTTTGAACAACTTTATGGAAAGCAAAGATACGTGCAATGTGAATGCATCTTCAGTTTCCAATTTTGGGTAAATTCATCGTTGTTACTTTTGATAAAGGTAGACAGGAGATGAAATCGATAACTCTCAGAAGAGGGGGTGTTTTGTTGTGTACTCTTCTCTCGTGGATCTCTTGTGATGACTGCCTGAACAAGGGGGACAATTTCTCCAGAAGAAGGTACCATATTACTCAGACTCTGGATCTGAGCACAATACGCATTTCCAACAATCTCTTGGGGTCTGCTTTGTCTACGACTGCACAGGGTGAATTGCATACTTCAATAAGCTAACTGTTAATTTTGGTAATGCATGCATACTATTTGGCACACAGACCTGAAAATGTTCTGATTTGTAAAGTGAAGGTACAATGACTAACTCCTAGACATGTGTGGTAGACTGTCACATCACATGAAGTCTCTCAATTGTAGACTGAGCTGCAGTAGCagataaaatgtttttgttttgttattttactTAAGTGCCTGATTCCACACATTTCTGTCTCTCAGTATCATACCATTTTTGTGAAGGTATCTGACTTCAGTGTTGTTGTGAACAAGAAACATCTAATGGTGCCATTAAATCAATGCTGATAAATATGGAAAACATCCCTTTCATGTTCTGTTACAAATTAACACACCGGTGCCTCTGGCACTAAAAAGGTGTCCCCACTCATCGAACCAGTCACAAAACTGGTGTTGTAACAGAAATGTACAGCAGGGGGAGAGAGAGATGATTCGGTTGTTCCAAAATTCAGAGTAAAATTAATAGTCACTCGATGATTCTTCCAGTATCAGATTGTGCTTGCTGTGCCACCATAAGTGCTACATAAACCGTGCAGCCTTGTGTAGGACATTTATAATCACTCTACAGAAAATTCCCTAAACTGGATGACCTGTCTATCTCTAACACCACCGCGCTCTACAGTTTCTGATAAAATGTCCTGCTCTGTAGGTGTATATTGTGCATTTAAAATTGTAGATTTTTTGCTGATGGTAGTTATCGTGTGTGAACAGATTGTGAGTCGTGATTTACGTGATGTTTGCCTCTTCCAATTAGATTTCAGATATTAAGTGCCTTCTGTGAACTTAAGGAAAATTTATAATATACATTTTCAGGTTCATCAGGATTCAGTCCTGAGCATAATCCTCCTTgctatggcctgtctcccaccgggcgtctctggctccctttttgttgacgattttgccatctattgcagttctcacCAGACTTGTCTCACCGAGTGATGACGTCTCAATCTTTACTCGtagagcatcgacagtggcttttatttttccactgacaaatctgtttgtatgaatttctggtggtgcaattggtttcttccaccatctttacgtcttgggcctgttgctc
The sequence above is drawn from the Schistocerca americana isolate TAMUIC-IGC-003095 chromosome 10, iqSchAmer2.1, whole genome shotgun sequence genome and encodes:
- the LOC124552593 gene encoding huntingtin-interacting protein K → MADEEVNGDVGADSDEVQQDKEKKKVAKYDSGAADLEKVTDYAEEKEICSADFSGAMTIIGDKRNKEKAEKMAKERELLKVSIKKEDVDLIVREMEISRTIAERTLREHHGNVVEALVALTD